From Fusarium fujikuroi IMI 58289 draft genome, chromosome FFUJ_chr07, a single genomic window includes:
- a CDS encoding related to ferric-chelate reductase, with translation MSAGNSLLPRGGYELTPEQQLAKEIAETTNGNLSKYLMIVCGAVSAAVIVWKVCERIIRLTRHVSCLNNDKQRYFAIPNQKFAALKRHLLYAPVFSKRHNREIQLSKAINVGTLPTRFQLLFLVSYFVSNVVWCVIDIDYSADMATACGVIRNRTGVLSTVNMVPLFLLAGRNNPLIPLLNISFDTYNLIHRWFGRIVILEALAHTLAHYGKNGWVFTPPAGNFILPGFVATCSFVFLGIQASSPLRHAFYEVFKALHILAATAAVVGLYYHLSASPGLFKWLCYVYGVIALWSFDRTYRIWRVVRSHVGGSRSRTIVEALPGNAVRLTMTLARPWNAAPGQHAYLYMPAISYWQSHPFSVAWYDGVEDVKSDRLATTNQDLLAMQQQRVSFVIRGRTGMTDSLYKKAVAAPGGRFETSCFAEGPYGGHHSFDSYGTVVLFAGGVGITHPVPYIKHLVEGYSEGTVATRRILLVWTIQTPEHLEWIRPWMTEILGMDKRRDVLRIMLFVSQPRSTKEIHSPSSTVQMFPGRPNINTLLGMEQEHQIGAMAVTVCGPGALSDEVRLAVRNRQDRSHIDFIEEAFTW, from the exons ATGAGTGCCGGAAACTCACTGCTACCGCGAGGCGGTTACGAGCTCACACCCGAGCAGCAACTCGCTAAAGAAATCGCCGAAACCACCAACGGAAACCTCTCCAAGTACCTCATGATCGTCTGTGGTGCTGTCTCTGCTGCTGTTATCGTCTGGAAGGTCTGCGAGCGAATTATCCGACTTACTCGACATGTTTCTTGCTTGAACAACGACAAGCAGCGCTACTTCGCTATCCCCAACCAGAAGTTTGCGGCCCTGAAGCGCCACCTTCTTTACGCTCCCGTCTTCAGCAAGCGCCACAACCGCGAAATCCAGCTAAGCAAGGCCATCAACGTTGGAACTCTACCCACCCGTTTCCAACTGCTTTTCCTCGTGTCCTACTTCGTTTCCAATGTCGTCTGGTGTGTTATCGACATCGATTATTCCGCTGATATGGCCACCGCCTGCGGTGTCATTCGCAACCGCACTGGTGTCCTCTCCACTGTTAACATG GTccctctcttccttctggcTGGACGAAACAACCCTCTCATCCCCCTCTTGAACATCTCCTTTGACACCTACAACCTGATTCACCGTTGGTTTGGCCGTATTGTCATTCTTGAGGCTCTCGCTCATACCCTTGCCCACTATGGTAAGAACGGCTGGGTCTTCACCCCTCCTGCGGGCAACTTTATCCTTCCCGGCTTTGTT GCCACATGCTCCTTTGTCTTCCTCGGCATCCAGGCTTCTAGTCCTCTTCGCCATGCCTTCTATGAGGTCTTCAAAGCTCTCCACATCCTCGCTGCCACCGCCGCCGTCGTGGGATTGTACTATCACTTGTCCGCATCCCCTGGTCTGTTCAAGTGGCTCTGCTACGTTTATGGCGTAATCGCTCTCTGGAGTTTCGACCGCACCTATCGCATTTGGCGTGTCGTTCGCTCCCACGTGGGAGGTTCGCGCTCCCGAACCATTGTCGAAGCCCTCCCTGGAAATGCCGTCCGATTGACCATGACTCTGGCTCGCCCATGGAATGCCGCCCCTGGACAACACGCCTACCTCTACATGCCCGCCATCAGCTACTGGCAATCACACCCCTTCTCCGTCGCCTGGTACGATGGCGTCGAGGATGTTAAGAGCGACCGATTAGCCACTACTAACCAAGATCTTTTGGCTATGCAACAACAACGGGTTTCTTTCGTCATCCGAGGCAGAACCGGCATGACTGACAGCCTCTACAAGAAGGCAGTCGCTGCCCCTGGAGGTCGTTTCGAGACAAGCTGCTTCGCCGAGGGCCCTTATGGTGGACACCACTCTTTCGACTCTTACGGCACTGTGGTTCTCTTCGCTGGAGGTGTCGGCATCACTCACCCCGTCCCCTATATCAAGCATCTTGTTGAGGGCTACTCCGAGGGTACTGTCGCAACTCGAAGGATCCTGTTAGTCTGGACCATTCAGACTCCCGAGCATCTGGAGTGGATCCGCCCCTGGATGACTGAGATCTTGGGCATGGACAAGAGAAGGGATGTTCTCCGAATCATGCTCTTTGTCAGCCAGCCTCGCTCCACCAAGGAAATCCACAGCCCCTCGTCAACTGTCCAGATGTTCCCTGGACgacccaacatcaacactctCTTGGGTATGGAGCAAGAGCACCAGATTGGTGCCATGGCTGTTACAGTCTGTGGCCCTGGTGCTCTTAGTGACGAGGTTCGCCTGGCTGTCCGAAACCGCCAGGACCGATCCCACATCGATTTCATCGAGGAGGCGTTCACGTGGTAA
- a CDS encoding related to nucleotide-sugar transporter: MASRSLIPFLVAMMLLTGVCNTLLTKYQDNQCVRNCGPDDNPRKRAFFNQPVLQTAQMFIGEMGCWLVVGLMALWRRFKGSAPEDRGYQAVHTEENGDAEAAPQADDRTKLLHTGPSILRGYRVTLLALPAICDICGTTLMNAGLLMVAASIYQMTRGALVLFVGLFSVVFLKRHLHLFQWLSLVGVVLGVAVVGLAGAIWPDEKPENSIGQPEEDSATDGGLSDAARAIVGVLLIAGAQIFTATQFVLEEYLLERSTIDPIRVVGWEGIFGFSVTLLAMLVLHATIGSTEAGKYGYFDIVEGWRQMTENKQVLISSFLIMISIGGFNFFGLSVTRSVSATSRSTIDTCRTLFIWIVSLGLGWETFKWLQIVGFALLVYFTFLFNGIVQPPLEFLRVPDGEVEELLPEEPIEHR, encoded by the exons ATGGCGTCTAGAAGCCTCATCCCATTTCTCGTAGCCATGATGCTGCTCACAGGTGTTTGCAACACCTTGTTGACCAAGTATCAG GACAACCAATGCGTTCGAAACTGTGGCCCCGATGACAATCCAAGGAAGCGCGCTTTCTTCAACCAGCCGGTTCTCCAAACCGCCCAGATGTTCATCGGCGAGATGGGCTGCTGGCTGGTTGTTGGCCTCATGGCTCTCTGGCGACGGTTCAAGGGTTCTGCACCAGAAGACCGAGGCTATCAAGCTGTTCATACCGAGGAAAATGGCGATGCTGAAGCTGCGCCCCAAGCCGATGATCGCACTAAGCTCCTTCACACTGGCCCATCCATCTTGAGGGGATACCGAGTCACCTTGCTTGCTCTGCCCGCTATTTGCGACATCTGCGGTACCACGCTCATGAATGCTGGACTTCTCATGGTTGCTGCATCCATCTACCAAATGACACGAGGTGCTCTCGTCTTGTTCGTCGGCCTCTTCAGCgtcgtcttcctcaagcGACACTTGCATCTCTTCCAGTGGCTTTCCCTCGTCGGTGTCGTTCTGGGTGTCGCAGTCGTTGGTTTAGCGGGAGCTATTTGGCCAGATGAGAAGCCTGAGAACTCTATTGGACAGCCCGAGGAGGACTCGGCTACTGACGGAGGTCTTTCAGACGCTGCCAGAGCCATTGTGGGTGTTTTGCTTATCGCTGGTGCCCAGATCTTTACAGCCACTCAGTTCGTCCTCGAGGAATATCTCCTGGAGAGATCTACAATTGACCCCATCAGAGTGGTCGGCTGGGAGGGCATCTTCGGTTTCAGTGTTACCCTCCTTGCTATGCTTGTTCTGCATGCCACTATCGGCTCCACTGAAGCTGGCAAATATGGATATTTCGACATTGTCGAGGGCTGGCGCCAGATGACCGAGAACAAGCAGGTCCTCATTTCTAGttttctcatcatgatcagcATTGG TggcttcaacttctttgGCTTATCCGTCACACGAAGCGTCAGTGCTACTTCTCGATCTACTATTGACACTTGCAGAACCCTGTTCATCTGGATCGTCTCCCTTGGCTTGGGCTGGGAGACTTTCAAGTGGCTCCAAATTGTCGGTTTCGCCCTGCTTGTTTACTTCACCTTCTTGTTCAACGGTATCGTTCAACCTCCTCTGGAGTTCCTCAGAGTCCCAGATGGAGAGGTCGAGGAGCTCTTGCCCGAGGAGCCCATTGAGCACCGTTAA
- a CDS encoding probable Yippee-type zinc-binding protein: MGLAYNTYLNSSKIYGCKTCKAHLANHEDIISRNFRGQHGKAYLFHNVVNIETGPPNERNMTTGRHVVRDITCRQCKETVGWKYDKAYESSEKYKEGKFILEAELLCNVT; the protein is encoded by the exons ATGGGGCTGGCTTACAACACCTACCTGAATAGCAGTAAGATCTACGGCTGCAAGACATGCAAGGCCCATCTTGCTAACCATGAGGACATCATCAGCCGC AATTTCCGTGGCCAACATGGCAAAGCCTACCTCTTTCATAACGTCGTCAATATTGAGACGGGTCCTCCGAACGAACGTAACATGACGACCGGTCGACACGTAGTCCGTGATATTACATGCCGTCAGTGCAAGGAGACCGTTGGATGGAAGTACGATAAGGCCTACGAATCTTCAGAGAAGTACAAGGAGGGCAAGTTTATTCTTGAAGCTGAGCTGCTATGTAATGTTACTTGA
- a CDS encoding probable tRNA splicing endonuclease delta subunit — MDPSSDPVSNVTSTVVYNLQYQHDWVSLKVHETTVQRPLIRGLPPKRLYTHPDDQIAALEREGTTGEPLDQTPELEWVLAVHPEEKWCIKRFSEIFDSIERNGPREKRLVLAIVHNDSTVVYYLMHEGMVKPRQN, encoded by the coding sequence ATGGATCCCTCAAGTGACCCGGTTTCAAACGTCACTTCAACAGTTGTATACAACCTGCAATATCAGCATGATTGGGTCTCCCTCAAAGTCCATGAAACAACAGTTCAGCGACCTCTGATCAGAGGTTTGCCGCCGAAACGGCTCTACACCCACCCTGATGACCAGATCGCTGCTCTGGAACGTGAGGGGACCACCGGGGAACCTCTGGATCAGACACCGGAGCTCGAATGGGTATTGGCAGTGCATCCCGAAGAGAAATGGTGTATCAAGAGATTCTCCGAGATTTTTGACTCTATCGAGCGTAATGGCCCACGAGAGAAGAGGCTTGTTCTGGCCATCGTGCACAACGATTCAACGGTTGTCTACTATCTAATGCATGAGGGCATGGTCAAGCCTCGACAAAACTAA
- a CDS encoding related to formaldehyde dehydrogenase, with protein sequence MSLPSTMKAVVFDGLYKISVQDRPVPQIRDERDIIIKVHAAGLCGSELHIYRGHQPSDTGFIMGHEFTGTVVQIGPAVKTINIGDKVVAPFTASCGNCFFCNNGCSARCVESQLFGCETLDGGQAEYVRIPMADGTAVKAPGTISDQALLLMADIFPTGFYGVKSAAELIPSQKIQDATLVVIGCGPVGLCAILAATHFKPRYLFAIDSVDSRLEQARKLGAEPLNFETDRAGLETRIKEVTEGRGADMVVEVVGQSPALRTAFDIVRPFGAISSIGVHNKEIPWTGDDAYTKNIRVQMGRCPVRSVFDEALKLLERKQDQIGFLFDHIMPLAQAPEGYALFEQRKTQKVVFTL encoded by the exons ATGTCTCTGCCATCAACCATGAAGGCAGTGGTTTTCGATGGTCTGTATAAAATATCAGTGCAGGACAGGCCAGTGCCTCAGA TTCGAGATGAGAGGGATATCATTATCAAAGTTCATGCCGCTGGCCTGTGTGGATC GGAACTTCACATCTACCGTGGTCATCAACCTTCAGATACTGGCTTCATCATGGGCCACGAGTTCACCGGAACGGTCGTCCAGATTGGGCCAGCTGTAAAGACAATCAACATCGGTGACAAGGTGGTTGCTCCCTTTACAGCTTCCTG CGGCAACTGTTTCTTCTGCAACAATGGTTGCTCAGCCCGCTGCGTTGAGAGCCAGTTGTTCGGCTGTGAAACTCTTGACGGAGGACAAGCCGAGTACGTTCGGATTCCCATGGCCGATGGAACTGCCGTCAAAGCCCCCGGGACTATCTCAGACCAAGCTCTCCTTCTCATGGCAGACATCTTTCCCACCGGGTTCTATGGTGTAAAGAGCGCCGCAGAATTGATCCCTTCCCAGAAAATTCAAGATGCCACACTAGTCGTCATAGGTTGTGGACCGGTTGGGCTTTGTGCTATCCTAGCAGCCACCCATTTCAAGCCTCGCTACCTGTTTGCCATCGATAGTGTCGACAGTCGCCTGGAGCAAGCTCGGAAACTGGGCGCAGAGCCCCTAAACTTTGAGACAGATAGAGCAGGGCTGGAAACTAGAATAAAGGAGGTGACAGAAGGACGAGGCGCAGATAtggttgttgaagttgttggcCAGTCCCCAGCTTTGAGGACTGCATTCGATATCGTGCGACCTTTTGGTGCTATTAGTAGCATTGGTGTCCACAACAAGGAG ATTCCGTGGACGGGCGACGATGCGTATAC AAAGAACATTCGAGTGCAGATGGGTCGTTGCCCAGTCCGCAGCGTCTTTGACGAAGCCCTCAAGTTACTGGAGCGGAAGCAAGACCAGATTGG CTTCCTGTTCGACCACATCATGCCGCTTGCACAGGCTCCTGAAGGATACGCTCTTTTCGAGCAGCGTAAGACGCAGAAAGTAGTATTCACGTTGTAA